The Oncorhynchus tshawytscha isolate Ot180627B unplaced genomic scaffold, Otsh_v2.0 Un_contig_322_pilon_pilon, whole genome shotgun sequence genome includes the window gttacaggtacagtgatattatatatagtgttgatctgtttaatcactctgtctgttacaggtacagtgatattatatatagtgttgatctgtttaatcactctgtctgttacaggtacagtgatattatatatagtattgatctgtttaatcactctgtctgttacaggtacagtgatattatatatagtgttgatctgtttaaacacactgtctgttacagatacagtgatattatatacagtgttgatctgtttaatcactctgtctgttacaggtacagtgatattatatatagtgttgatctgtttaatcactgtctgttacaggtacagtgatattatatatagtgttgatctgtttaatcactgtctgttacagatacagtgatattatatatagtgttgatctgtttaatcactctgtctgttacaggtacagtgatattatatatagtgttgatctgtttaatcactctgtctgttacaggtacagtgatattatatatagtattgatctgtttaatcactctgtctgttacaggtacagtgatattatatatagtattgatctgtttaatcactctgtctgttacaggtacagtgatattatatatagtgttgatctgtttaatcactctgtctgtgtcacgccctggtcaaagtattttgtgtttatctttatgtatttggtcaggccagggtgtggcatggggtttttgtattgtggtgtgtttgtcttggggttttggtggtggtattgggattgtagcttagtgggttgtctagcaaggtctatggctgtctggagtggttctcaatcagaggcaggtgcttatcgttgtctctgattgggaaccatatttaggcagccatattctttgagtttgtcgtgggtgattgtccttagtgtcttacttgtactctctgttagtttgcactagataggctgttttcggttttcattacgtttattgttttgtagtgtttagtgtttagtcgtgtttagtgtttagtcgtgtttacgttttgtttaataaatatggatcgcaatcgacacgctgcagtttggtccgactctccttcatcaccactagaaaaccgttacagaatcacccaccaccaacggaccaagcagcgtgttaacaggcaggaaccacaggagaggcaacagaggcagcagcagcaggagcagcagcagctgcagtgggagaggctgcaccacctggagaaatggacatgggaggaagaactggacggtaaaggaccctgggctcagcctggagaatatcgccgccccaaggaagaactggaggcggcgaaagctgagaggcgcagatatgaggaggcagcacggcgtagcggatggaagcctgagaatcagccccaaaaatttcttggggggggctcagggagagtgtggcagagtcaggagtcagacctgagccaactctccctgtttatcgtgaggagccaaggaggagaccagaaccagagactgtgaaggagttaatggggaaattggaggagagagaaatgagggagttgctgtgttggtgcttttgcatggaattcgcccgacggaacgtgttggggatttgatggcacctgggttagcgctccatactcgtcctgaggtgcgtgttagtcggctggtgaagttggtgccagcctcacgcaccaggcctcctgtgcacatccctagccttgcacatcctgtgccaacactgctctcaagatctccagtacgccttcacggtctagcccatcctgtgccacctccacactccagtcctccggtagcagctccccgctccaggcttcctgtgcgtgtcctcgatccagtaccaccagttccagcaccatgcaccaggccttcagtgtgcctcgcctgttcagcgcagccagcgcttttctcctctcctgcgctgctggagtctcccgcctgtttagcgcagccagagcctttctcctctacagcgctgccggatcctcccgcctgttcagcgcagccagagctgccagcctgcatggagcagccagagctgtcagtccgcatagagcagccagagctgtcagtctgcatggagcagccagagctgtcagtctgcatggagcagccagagatgtcagtctgcatggagcagccagagatgtcagtctgcatggagcagccagagctgtcagtctgcatggagcagccagagctgtcagtctgcatggagcagccagagctgccagtctgcaaggagcagccagagctgtcagtctgcatggagcagccagagctgtcagtctgcatggagcagccagagctgccagtctgcatgaagcagccagtctgcatggagcagccagagctgtcagtctgcatggagctgccagtctgcatggagcagccagagctgccagtctgcatgaagcagccagagctgtcagtctgcatggagcagccagagctgccagtctgcatggagctgccagtctgcaaggagcagccagagctgtcagtctacatgaagcagcccgagctgccagtctgcatgaagcagccagtctacatggagcagccagagctgccagtctgcatgaagcagccagagctgtcagtctgcatggaacagtcagagctgtcagtctgcatggagcagcatgagctgtcagtctgcatggaacagtcagagctgtcagtctacatgaagcagcccgagctgccagtctgcatgaagcagtcagtctacatggagcagccagagatgtcagtctgcatgaagcagccagagatgtcagtctgcatagagcagccagtctgcatggagctgccagtctgcatggagctgccagtctgcaaggagctgccagtctgcaaggagctgccagcctgcaaggagctgtcagtctgcacggagctgtcagtctgcacggagctgtcagtctgtaaggagctgccagtctgcaaggagctgccagtcagcacggagccgccagagcggtcagtctgtaagaagccgccagagctgtcagcctatatggagcagctagtgccgccagtctgcccagcgccgccagtgcccccagtctgcccagcgtcgccagtctgcccagcgccgtcagtctgcccagcatcgccagtctgcccagcatcgccagtctgcccagcgtcgtcagtctgcccagcgtcgtcagtctgcccagcaccgccagtctgcccagcgccgccagtctgcccagcgccgccagtctgcccagcgccgccagtctgcccagcgccgccagtctgcccagcgccgccagatctgccagtcagccagactcttccagatctgccagtcagccagactcttccagatctgccagtcagccagactcttccagatctgccagtcaaccagactcttccagatctgccagtcaaccagactcttccagatctgccagtcaaccagactcttccagatctgccagtcaaccagactcttccagatctgccagtcaaccagactcttccagatctgccagtcaaccagactcttccagatctgccagtcagccaggatctgccagtcagccaggatctgccagtcagccaggatctgctgaaaccaccagccagccaggagctggtagatctatctacctgcctgagcttcctctcactcctgagcttcctctcactcctgagcttcctctcactcctgagcttcctctcactcctgagcttcctctcactcctgagctttctctcactcctgagctttctctcactcccgagcttcccctcagtcccgagctgcctcggtcccgagctgtccttcagtcccgatctgctcctcagtccagtggggttctgggtggggactactaggccatggtcggcggcgagggtggactatccagggacgaagggagaggggactaagacattaaaggagtggggtccacgtcccgcgccggagccgccaccatggacagacgcccacccggaccctccctattgttttgaggtgcgttcgggagtccgcaccttagggggttctgtcacgccctggtcaaagtattttgtgtttatctttatgtatttggtcaggccagggtgtggcatggggtttttgtattgtggtgtgtttgtcttggggttttggtggtggtattgggattgtagcttagtgggttgtctagcaaggtctatggctgtctggagtggttctcaatcagaggcaggtgcttatcgttgtctctgattgggaaccatatttaggcagccatattctttgagtttgtcgtgggtgattgtccttattacgtttattgttttgtagtgtttagtcgtgtttagtgtttagtcgtgtttacgttttgtttaataaatatggatcgcaatcgacacgctgcagtttggtccgactctccttcatcaccactagaaaaccgttacagtctgttacaggtacagtgatattatatatagtgttgatctgtttaatcactctgtctgttacaggtacagtgatattatatatagtgttgatctgtttaatcactctgtctgttacaggtacagtgatattatatatagtgttgatctgtttaatcactctgtctgttacagatacagtgatattatatatagtgttgatctgtttaatcactctgtctgttacattatatacagtgatattatatatagtgttgatctgtttaatcactctgtctgttacagatACAGTGAtattatagtgatattatatGTTATAGtattgatctgtttaatcactctgtctgttacaggtacagtgatattatatatagtgttgatctgtttaatcactctgtctgttacaggtacagtgatattatatatagtattgatctgtttaatcactctgtctgttacaggtacagtgatattatatatagtgttgatctgtttaattgGTTCTGGAAAAGTGTCTTGATTTGTATTGAAATAATTTAAATGTGAAAGTATGCATTTAATAGGAATGTCTGAATTGATGATTGAGAACATCCACTCCTGCCTCATTTGAACTAGACAACAGGTCATTGAGGGTTTTAATGTTGTTATCTACTCCAGACCTGCAGGTGAAGGTGACCACTACATGGTGGTCAACTACACTGACCTGTAGCACCACCTGTACTCTGACTGGTAACCCCACCTACACCTGGTACAGGAACAGTAAGATTGTACAAGAGTTCTCCCCCTCGTACACATTCTACTTTAAAACTGAAGACAGCTTCTACTGTGCTGTAAAGGGCATAAATTCTcctgcagtgtgtgagtgtgactaaAACACTTTTTAAAGTCTTTCAAAATCATCCAATCATTGGTTAGTGTTGATGTGCAGTGGAACAGATATGAAATCTATCTATTATTTCAATCTATGTCCCAGTTCCATGATTGTACTCATCTCATTACTGTAGTAACTACAAGTACTTCACAAACACTGTATTGTTACATTAATGTCtaagttccacatatttatattaatatttaatttattttaatcatAAATCCAAGTTCCATGAGTTCTATGTATGAACAATGTGTTACATATTGTCCACCAGACGGCCCAAAGAACACCtcagtgtcagtcagtccctctggtgAAATAGTGGAGGGCAGTTCAGTGACTCTGACCTGCAGCAGTGATGCCAACCCACCTGTGGACAAATACACCTGGTACAAGAAGAACGTAACCTCACCAAAAGCATCAGGACAGAGTTACAGCATCACTAACATCATctctgaggacagaggagaatatTACTGTGAGGCCCAGAATACAATAGCTTCTAAGAACTCTGTAGCTCAGATGATCATTGTAGCAGGTAAAGTTACATCTTCAATACTTCAACACAAAACTACATGGTTCAGTCTAATGTTAATACTTTGAATTTGGCTTTTTTAAACTTTGGTTTATAATTAAATATTGGGTGTACAAAACActaagaacacctgttctttccatgacatagacaggctgaccaggtgaatcctggtGAATCTTTGATcccatattgatgtcacttgttaaatcctcttcaatcagtgtggatgaaggggaggagacaggttttaCCAAATTATATTTGTTTTTAGTTCATTATATCATGCCATTTACTCATATCATCCATATTTTATTGTAGGGAAACAAACCTCAGTTCTGACTGCAGCTGTAGGAATCACAGTGTTTATTCTGGTTCTCATCCTCTTTCTCCCTTGCTTCATGTGGTTCAGGTGACATACATTTTGTTTTACCTTAGCACCCTGAATTGTTATGAATGCATTAATATATTaatccattcattcattaatgTGCAAAACTTTATTTGTAACATGTCAACTTCCACTGGAGGTCAGTAGAGAGCAGAACTCACTCTGTCCCTCATTACAGGAGATCCACAGGAGGAAGTGATGTCACAGCAGACACACAGGTGATGATATCAGCTatgcctccacctccacacctggTGACATGAATTTACTCTGTCACGACAGTCTCTCTCATACTGTTACCatgacaactctctctctctctctctctctctctctctctctctgcacagagTGTCCATCCTGACCCTAACAGTGACTCCAACATGGACATGTACACAGCTCTGAACATGAAGACCAGGTCACCAGAGTATGACACCCTggcagtacgtgtgtgtgtttgtgtttgtgtgtgtgtttgtgtgtgtgtttgtgtccatacAAATGTTATAGAGTGGTGTGTAATGTGACCATTGTGTTTTCTTTCAGAATGTGAGGGACTCCTCTAGTGACACAGTCCCTCAGATAGATGCTGAGCCCTCAGATTATGAGAACTGTAGAGAACCACCATATAACCTGGACTGAAGGGAACTACCACATAACCTGGACTGAAGAGATCCACCACAGAACCTGGACTGAAGAGAACCACCACAGAACCTGGACTGAAGAGAACCACCACAGAACCTGGACTGAAGAGAACCACCACAGAACCTGGATGAAGAGCTTCAGCACCAAACCAAAGCTAGGATTTACACCTCTATTCTCCTTCTATCATATTGCTATCATATCTAGAAGGCATTCCAGATAATGATCTtgaactttttttaaattatgtcaTTATCTTTATTTTCTTGTAAAgttaaggaaagggaaagggggatacctagtcaattgtacaactgaaatgtgtcttctgcatttaacccaacccctcctaAACTTTAACTTCTGAGTAAATGCTGGAGTTGAATTATCTTTCCTTGTAATGATaattgtgtatattgatgagaaaTAAGATCGATTATACTTCTGCTCTTTTTCTATGGGATTTGACCATTTGTAGATTCTCTGTAACACATAAAGCCTATCTGTTTACTCTGTAGATTAATATTATGTTTCTGCTCTTTTTCTTTGGGATTTGAATTTTCCAGATTTTTACAACAAAAATAGGCCGACATTTCTCAGTGACTAATATTGATAACA containing:
- the LOC121844081 gene encoding basigin-like isoform X1; the protein is MVLRTAGSVLVVFLWSVTVVLGQDGWSVTYTTQSICTLKGSSVDLFCSYTYPSGYTVTTTFWFTKIVNLRDDPDNKGRVTYRRDRMNVHTLRITDLRESDSAEYKFRFITGQTGEKYTGDPGVTLSVTDLQVKVTTTWWSTTLTCSTTCTLTGNPTYTWYRNSKIVQEFSPSYTFYFKTEDSFYCAVKGINSPAVYGPKNTSVSVSPSGEIVEGSSVTLTCSSDANPPVDKYTWYKKNVTSPKASGQSYSITNIISEDRGEYYCEAQNTIASKNSVAQMIIVAGKQTSVLTAAVGITVFILVLILFLPCFMWFRRSTGGSDVTADTQSVHPDPNSDSNMDMYTALNMKTRSPEYDTLANVRDSSSDTVPQIDAEPSDYENCREPPYNLD
- the LOC121844081 gene encoding B-cell receptor CD22-like isoform X2 — translated: MVLRTAGSVLVVFLWSVTDLQVKVTTTWWSTTLTCSTTCTLTGNPTYTWYRNSKIVQEFSPSYTFYFKTEDSFYCAVKGINSPAVYGPKNTSVSVSPSGEIVEGSSVTLTCSSDANPPVDKYTWYKKNVTSPKASGQSYSITNIISEDRGEYYCEAQNTIASKNSVAQMIIVAGKQTSVLTAAVGITVFILVLILFLPCFMWFRRSTGGSDVTADTQSVHPDPNSDSNMDMYTALNMKTRSPEYDTLANVRDSSSDTVPQIDAEPSDYENCREPPYNLD